A window from Heteronotia binoei isolate CCM8104 ecotype False Entrance Well chromosome 15, APGP_CSIRO_Hbin_v1, whole genome shotgun sequence encodes these proteins:
- the LOC132583403 gene encoding olfactory receptor 14A16-like — MPNSSTFNTFLLLGFSDSWEQNVLYFILLLLIYLSALTANFLIISAVSLDQQLHTPMYFFLVNLSVVDLGAVSVTIPNAMINSLLNTWEISYSGCVAQVYSLFIFLASDMFLLTGMAYDRYVAICDPLHYETVMDRKVCIKMAASAWVAGLLYSGLHTGSTFAITFCSNIINQFFCEIPQLLKASCDNLYLIEFGVVVFSAFVAFSCFIFIIVSYVHIFKSVLKIPTTQGRNKAFSTCLPHLIVVSLFSSTGGFAYLKPTSPSPSDLDLVVAVLYSVVPPLMNPIVYTMRNKAIKTALWKMFQCGIYFRKKSKASPYQSGSLA, encoded by the coding sequence ATGCCCAATTCAAGCACTTTTAATACTTTCCTTCTTCTAGGTTTCTCTGACAGCTGGGAACAAAATGTACTGTATTTCATTCTTTTATTATTGATTTACTTGTCAGCTCTGACAGCAAACTTTCTCATCATTTCAGCTGTGTCCCTTGACCAACAGCTACATACTCCTATGTACTTTTTCTTGGTGAATTTATCTGTTGTTGATCTGGGAGCCGTATCTGTCACCATCCCAAATGCCATGATTAATTCCCTCCTGAACACCTGGGAGATTTCGTATTCTGGATGTGTCGCACAAGTGTATTCCTTGTTCATTTTCCTTGCATCAGACATGTTCCTCCTTACAGGCATGGCCTATGATAGATATGTCGCCATCTGTGACCCACTGCACTATGAGACAGTCATGGATAGAAAAGTCTGCATCAAGATGGCGGCCAGTGCATGGGTTGCTGGTCTTCTTTACTCAGGTTTACATACTGGTAGCACTTTTGCCATCACTTTCTGCTCCAACAtaatcaaccagttcttctgtgAGATCCCACAGCTACTGAAAGCATCTTGTGATAATCTGTACCTCATTGAATTTGGGGTAGTTGTTTTCAGTGCATTTGTAGCCTTCTCTTGCTTTATTTTCATAATTGTTTCCTATGTGCACATTTTCAAGTCGGTGCTCAAAATCCCCACCACACAAGGAAGAAACAAAGCTTTCTCAACATGTTTACCCCACCTTATTGTGGTCTCCTTGTTTAGCAGCACTGGAGGCTTTGCCTACCTGAAGCCAACCTCACCATCCCCTTCAGATTTGGATCTGGTAGTAGCTGTACTGTATTCTGTGGTACCTCCACTGATGAATCCAATTGTCTATACAATGAGGAACAAGGCAATCAAAACTGCACTATGGAAAATGTTTCAATGTGGCATTTATTTCAGGAAGAAAAGCAAGGCTTCCCCTTATCAATCTGGTTCCCTAGCATAA